From the genome of Candidatus Methylopumilus turicensis, one region includes:
- the rplT gene encoding 50S ribosomal protein L20 produces MPRVKRGVTARARHKKVLNAAKGYRGRRKNVYRVAKQAVMKAGQYAYRDRRQKKRQFRTLWIARINAGSRECGLTYSRFMNGLKKAAIEVDRKVLADLAVFDKPAFAQFVELAKAGLAA; encoded by the coding sequence ATGCCTAGAGTCAAACGTGGTGTCACAGCTCGCGCTCGTCACAAAAAAGTTTTAAACGCTGCCAAGGGTTACCGCGGTCGTCGTAAAAACGTATACCGTGTTGCCAAGCAAGCGGTAATGAAGGCTGGTCAATACGCTTATCGTGACCGTCGTCAAAAGAAACGTCAATTCCGTACATTGTGGATCGCGCGTATTAACGCTGGTTCACGTGAATGTGGTTTGACTTATAGCCGTTTCATGAATGGTTTGAAGAAAGCCGCGATTGAAGTGGATCGTAAAGTATTAGCTGACTTAGCAGTGTTTGATAAACCAGCCTTTGCACAATTCGTAGAATTAGCAAAAGCTGGCCTCGCAGCTTAG
- the rpmI gene encoding 50S ribosomal protein L35 produces MPKMKTKSGAKKRFKFLGNGKVKRTHSHLRHILTKKTTKQKRKLRGTAIVSPTDVKRVRAMMPTQ; encoded by the coding sequence ATGCCAAAAATGAAGACCAAGAGCGGCGCTAAAAAGCGCTTTAAGTTCTTAGGTAATGGCAAGGTAAAGCGTACCCATTCGCACCTTCGTCATATCCTGACTAAGAAGACCACCAAGCAAAAGCGTAAACTACGCGGCACGGCGATCGTTTCCCCAACTGATGTCAAGCGCGTCCGCGCAATGATGCCAACACAATAA
- the infC gene encoding translation initiation factor IF-3, translated as MAQDKEVRINGDITAQEIRLVGVDNEPLGIVSLSEALAKAEEIDIDLVEIAPQASPPVCRLMDYGKFKYAESKRQHEARLKQKQVQVKEIKFRPGTDDGDYNIKVRNIIKFIQDGDKAKITLRFRGREITHQELGLALLKRVEADLKEYAVVEQFPKMEGRQMVMVLSPTKKAK; from the coding sequence ATAGCTCAAGACAAAGAAGTAAGAATCAACGGTGACATTACTGCACAAGAGATTCGATTGGTAGGCGTGGATAATGAACCACTCGGCATTGTTAGTCTTAGTGAAGCGTTAGCTAAAGCTGAAGAGATTGACATCGACTTGGTCGAAATCGCGCCACAAGCATCCCCGCCAGTGTGTCGTTTGATGGATTACGGTAAGTTTAAATATGCCGAAAGCAAACGTCAGCACGAAGCTCGTCTTAAGCAAAAGCAGGTTCAGGTTAAAGAAATTAAGTTCCGCCCAGGTACTGATGATGGTGATTACAACATCAAGGTGCGGAACATTATTAAGTTCATTCAAGACGGCGATAAAGCAAAGATTACTTTGCGTTTTAGAGGGCGTGAAATCACGCATCAAGAACTCGGTTTGGCTTTGTTGAAGCGTGTTGAAGCTGACTTAAAAGAATATGCAGTGGTTGAGCAGTTCCCTAAGATGGAAGGCCGCCAAATGGTCATGGTGTTATCACCGACCAAAAAGGCTAAATAG
- the thrS gene encoding threonine--tRNA ligase produces the protein MPIIRLPDGSERSFENSVTVADVAASIGAGLARAALAGKVNGNLVDTSFLIEENAELAIITERDAEGVYVIRHSAAHLLAYAVKELFPDAQVTIGPVIDNGFYYDFSYKRSFTPEDLITIEKKMAELAKKDEPVTRKVLPRDEAVAYFKSINEHYKAEIIESIPADQDVSLYTEGSFTDLCRGPHVPSTGKLKAFKLMKLAGAYWRGDSNNEMLQRVYGTAWAKKEDLDAYLFQLEEAEKRDHRKLGKQLDYFHMQEDGPGMVFWHPRGWSLWQEIEQYMRAKFVEYDYQEVRTPTIMDRTLWEKSGHWENYRDNMFTTHSENRDYAVKPMNCPGHVQIFNSGLHSYRDLPLRLAEFGSCHRNEPSGSLHGLMRVRGFTQDDAHIFCMESQIEEEVATFIQMLYKVYGDFGFSDVLVKLSTRPEKRVGSGQTWDQAEQALAAALTQNNLAFDLQPGEGAFYGPKIEFTLKDSLGRLWQVGTIQLDFNLPVRLGAEYVAEDNSRKHPVMLHRAIVGSMERFIGILIENYAGAMPVWLAPVQAMVLNISDAQAEYVTQVVAELKKNGFRVASDLRNEKITYKIREHSLQKLPYLLVAGEREMQSGQVAVRTRKGEDLGSMPVQAFIERLQGEVKAKGSAA, from the coding sequence ATGCCTATTATTCGATTGCCTGATGGCTCAGAGCGTAGCTTTGAAAACTCTGTAACGGTTGCTGATGTTGCTGCAAGCATTGGCGCTGGTTTAGCGCGTGCCGCCCTGGCTGGGAAGGTAAATGGCAATTTGGTCGACACTTCATTTTTGATTGAAGAGAATGCAGAGTTAGCCATCATCACAGAGCGTGATGCTGAAGGTGTTTATGTTATCCGCCATTCAGCTGCCCACTTATTGGCTTACGCGGTAAAAGAGTTGTTTCCTGATGCGCAAGTGACCATTGGTCCTGTGATTGATAATGGTTTCTATTATGACTTTTCTTATAAGCGCTCATTCACGCCAGAAGACTTAATCACCATCGAAAAGAAAATGGCTGAGTTGGCTAAAAAAGATGAGCCAGTCACTCGTAAAGTATTGCCACGTGATGAAGCAGTGGCGTATTTCAAATCGATTAACGAGCATTACAAAGCAGAAATTATCGAGTCCATTCCTGCTGACCAAGATGTGTCGCTTTATACAGAAGGTAGCTTTACTGACCTATGCCGTGGCCCGCATGTGCCATCAACTGGAAAACTAAAAGCATTTAAGTTAATGAAGCTTGCTGGTGCTTATTGGCGTGGTGATTCAAACAATGAAATGTTGCAACGCGTGTACGGTACCGCATGGGCGAAAAAAGAAGATTTGGATGCTTACTTATTCCAATTGGAAGAAGCAGAAAAGCGCGACCATCGTAAATTAGGTAAGCAGCTTGATTACTTCCATATGCAAGAAGATGGTCCTGGGATGGTGTTCTGGCATCCGCGTGGCTGGTCGCTTTGGCAAGAAATTGAGCAATACATGCGTGCAAAGTTTGTGGAGTACGATTATCAAGAAGTACGAACACCAACGATTATGGATAGAACGCTTTGGGAAAAATCTGGCCATTGGGAAAACTACCGCGACAATATGTTCACGACGCATTCTGAAAACCGCGATTATGCGGTCAAGCCAATGAATTGCCCTGGCCATGTACAAATCTTTAATAGCGGCTTGCATAGCTACCGTGATTTGCCTTTGCGTTTGGCTGAGTTTGGTTCATGTCATCGCAACGAGCCGTCAGGTTCATTACATGGCTTGATGCGCGTGCGAGGCTTTACCCAAGATGATGCGCATATTTTCTGTATGGAAAGCCAAATTGAAGAAGAGGTCGCGACCTTTATTCAAATGCTTTACAAAGTGTATGGCGATTTCGGTTTTAGTGATGTGTTGGTTAAATTATCAACTCGCCCTGAAAAGCGTGTGGGTTCTGGTCAAACTTGGGATCAAGCAGAACAAGCCTTGGCTGCTGCCTTAACCCAAAACAACTTGGCATTTGATTTACAACCAGGTGAGGGCGCTTTCTACGGCCCGAAAATTGAATTTACCTTAAAAGATAGTCTTGGCCGCCTATGGCAGGTCGGTACTATCCAATTGGACTTCAATTTGCCAGTACGTCTAGGTGCTGAATATGTGGCGGAAGATAACTCACGTAAACATCCTGTGATGTTGCACCGCGCTATTGTGGGCTCAATGGAGCGTTTCATCGGTATCTTGATTGAAAACTATGCCGGTGCGATGCCAGTTTGGCTTGCGCCAGTGCAAGCAATGGTACTCAATATTTCTGATGCGCAAGCCGAATATGTCACGCAAGTTGTTGCAGAGTTGAAGAAAAATGGCTTTAGAGTTGCGTCGGACTTGAGAAATGAGAAGATTACCTATAAAATACGCGAACATAGCTTGCAGAAATTGCCTTACTTGCTAGTGGCAGGTGAGCGAGAAATGCAAAGCGGACAAGTGGCCGTGCGTACCAGAAAAGGCGAAGACCTAGGTTCTATGCCAGTGCAAGCGTTTATAGAACGCTTGCAAGGTGAGGTTAAAGCTAAAGGTAGCGCGGCTTAA
- a CDS encoding ParA family protein encodes MQTIAVLNQKGGVGKTTTALNLSASITRKNLSATLIDLDSQGHLTKVFESYPEDVSKTIFGFYSDKTPLQKLLIDWQNIGKFIPSHQELIKVETKYGNGPEILFKLGNGLKTFNAHAPQDFIVLDCPANTGVLCLSAIFAADLVIIPIASDHFSLAGAKRIEFVLGALERVLKRRVSRCYLTTRFDKRRKISSETYQEAQQKFGDELLDTIIYENVALTNSVKNHQDIFTFDSKSTGAKNYGELLEELIQNKWLEVTEKLSL; translated from the coding sequence GTGCAGACAATAGCAGTGCTTAATCAAAAAGGGGGTGTAGGAAAAACAACAACTGCACTTAACTTAAGTGCATCAATTACTCGAAAAAACCTCTCAGCTACTCTGATTGATTTGGACTCACAGGGACACTTAACAAAGGTTTTTGAATCCTATCCAGAAGATGTTTCTAAGACCATCTTCGGATTTTATTCCGACAAGACTCCTCTTCAGAAGCTGTTGATTGATTGGCAGAATATTGGCAAATTTATTCCTTCACATCAAGAGTTGATAAAAGTTGAGACGAAGTATGGCAATGGGCCTGAGATATTATTTAAATTGGGAAATGGATTAAAAACCTTTAATGCGCATGCTCCGCAGGATTTTATTGTGCTTGACTGCCCAGCTAATACTGGTGTTCTTTGCTTAAGCGCTATTTTCGCCGCGGATTTAGTAATTATTCCTATTGCTTCAGACCATTTCTCTTTAGCGGGGGCCAAAAGGATAGAGTTTGTTCTTGGGGCGCTTGAGAGAGTTCTCAAAAGACGAGTCAGTAGATGCTACTTGACCACCAGATTCGACAAAAGAAGAAAAATCTCGTCAGAAACATATCAAGAGGCTCAACAAAAATTTGGGGACGAGCTTCTTGACACAATTATTTACGAAAATGTGGCACTGACAAACAGCGTTAAAAATCATCAGGATATTTTTACCTTTGACTCAAAATCTACTGGAGCCAAAAATTATGGTGAATTACTAGAGGAATTAATCCAAAATAAATGGCTGGAAGTTACTGAGAAATTAAGTCTATAA